From Ochotona princeps isolate mOchPri1 chromosome X, mOchPri1.hap1, whole genome shotgun sequence, one genomic window encodes:
- the LOC101534356 gene encoding melanoma-associated antigen 8-like has product MMPHRQKSRLCRMEGELQAPGGVPGRAWVRLPVSQEPESTAAASSTLALPTQREVSAAGPPIRAQSHPSTSSGTGSAATARRESRGGAEACQDAADLRAQHENALDIKMAELLQLLLLKYRLKEPITKAEMLSHVTQQYEAYFPFMFRKVSECIQVALGIHVKQVDPIRHCYVLETALGLTYNGMQDHDRSMPKTSFLIMVLGLIFSNGNRVSEEELWEALSALEVYDGREHYIYGEPRRLLTEEWVRERYIEYRQVPCSDPARYEFLWGPRTHAETTKMRVLQYLATYYSVEPESYASLYLEALREENQRARLGDAA; this is encoded by the coding sequence ATGATGCCTCACCGTCAGAAGAGTCGGCTCTGCAGGATGGAGGGAGAACTGCAGGCTCCAGGAGGGGTGCCTGGCAGGGCGTGGGTGAGGCTTCCTGTGTCTCAGGAACCCGAGTCCACTGCCGCCGCCTCCTCTACCCTGGCCTTGCCTACCCAAAGGGAAGTGTCTGCTGCTGGGCCCCCGATTCGTGCTCAGAGCCATCCAAGCACCTCCTCTGGCACTGGCAGTGCCGCCACTGCAAGGCGTGAATCCCGGGGTGGTGCAGAGGCCTGCCAGGATGCAGCAGaccttagggcccagcatgagaaCGCACTAGATATAAAGATGGCTGAGTtgctgcagctcctcctcctgaAATATCGGTTGAAGGAGCCGATCACCAAGGCAGAGATGCTGTCTCATGTGACCCAACAGTACGAAGCGTACTTCCCTTTCATGTTCAGGAAGGTGTCTGAGTGCATCCAGGTGGCCCTGGGCATACATGTAAAGCAAGTCGACCCCATTCGTCACTGCTATGTGCTCGAAACCGCCCTGGGCCTCACCTACAATGGGATGCAGGATCATGACAGGAGCATGCCCAAGACTAGCTTCCTGATCATGGTCCTGGGCCTGATCTTCTCGAACGGCAACCGTGTCTCTGAGGAGGAGCTGTGGGAAGCACTGAGTGCGTTAGAAGTATATGATGGTAGGGAGCACTACATCTACGGGGAGCCCCGGCGGCTCCTCACTGAAGAGTGGGTGCGGGAAAGGTACATTGAGTACCGACAGGTGCCCTGCAGTGATCCTGCTCGCTATGAGTTCCTGTGGGGTCCCAGGACCCATGCTGAAACCACCAAGATGAGAGTCCTGCAGTACCTGGCCACGTATTATTCTGTGGAGCCCGAATCCTATGCATCTCTGTATCTAGAGGCTTTGAGAGAGGAGAACCAGAGGGCCCGACTAGGAGATGCAGCCTGA